One genomic segment of Suncus etruscus isolate mSunEtr1 chromosome 15, mSunEtr1.pri.cur, whole genome shotgun sequence includes these proteins:
- the ARHGAP45 gene encoding rho GTPase-activating protein 45 yields MFSRKKRDLMKTPSISKKHRAGSPSPQLAGELPRKEGLDGATLGSTVDPPSSLPSAKATGTLKRPTSLSRHASAAGFPLSGATSWTLGRGGYRSPLSAASPADTPTESPGSDSAEDISHLLADVARFAEGLEKLKECVLSDDLLEARRPLAHECLGEALRVMRQVVSRYPLLGTVETLTAAGNLIAKIKAFHYESNNESDKQEFEKALETIAVTFSSTVSEFLLGEVDTSTLLSVPPGDPGQSMDNLYGQGGEHNRANSEYWEQEFQPEEVDLLLQRCEGGVEAALQYSKNMAKYMKDLINYLEKRAVLEMDFAKGLQKIVPNCRQSITQEPHMPLLSIYSLALEQDLEFGTNLVQAVSMLQSQTFVQPLNQRRLEHEKRRKEIKETWHRAQRKLQEAESNLRKAKQSYVQRCEDHDKARTLMAKVEEEQAGSGPGAGGTISKALDKRRRLEEEAKNKAEEAMATYRTCVADAKTQKQELEDTKVTVLRQIQEVIRQSDQTIKSVTISYYQMMHMQTAPLPVNFQMLCESSKLYDPGHQYASHVRQLQREEEPDVHYDFEPHVPTNAWSPVMGVRKDSFGGGDTTGIPRAGTPPEEGQLAKEPRSGRGHQVHKSWSSTVSDPEVVLDPSLSSGDLKKCDRTSSSGTMSSSEELADQGGAAGAGAFEQEDLNAMAPELPVVMPSGPFRHVGMSKAARTHRLRKLRTPAKCRECNSYVYFQGAECEECCLACHKKCLETLAIQCGHKKLQGRLQLFGQDFSQAARGTPDGVPFIIKKCICEIERRALHTKGIYRVNGVKTRVEKLCQAFENGKELVELSQAPPHDISNVLKLYLRQLPEPLISFRFYHELVGLAKDSLKAEAELKAASRGRPEVAENEAAVAAIAMASRLRELLRDLPQENRATLQYLLRHLRRIVEVEQDNKMTPGNLGIVFGPTLLRPRPTEATVSLSSLVDYPHQARIVETLISHYSLVFEEEPEEVPEGPDESISQRAEVMVQVSYLDPTEEAEDGDQEFRVASNDSDSELEETPDPLDSSVDSALQRLSFLEVRGGTEMGESEELSGARQGHWEELSGHNTNQSNNKVPPVRLRVARGHGAVASRPDRQPQFV; encoded by the exons ATGTTCTCGAGGAAGAAGCGGGACCTCATGAAAACCCCTTCCATCTCCAAAAAGCACCGGGCGGGAAGCCCCAGCCCGCAGCTCGCCGGG GAGCTGCCCAGAAAGGAAGGGCTGGATGGTGCAACCTTGGGGTCAACCGTGGACCCCCCCAGCAGCCTCCCCAGCGCCAAGGCCACGGGCACCTTGAAGCGGCCCACGAGTTTGAGCCGGCATGCCAGCGCTGCGGGCTTCCCGCTGTCGGGTGCCACTTCCTGGACACTAGGCCGAGGGGGCTACCGGAGTCCCCTCTCGGCCGCCAGCCCCGCCGACACCCCCACCGAGAGCCCCGGGTCTGACTCGGCCGAGGATATTTCTCACCTGCTGGCGGACGTGGCCCGCTTCGCCGAGGGCCTGGAAAAGCTCAAGGAGTGTGTCCTGAGTGATG ACCTGTTGGAGGCCCGACGGCCATTGGCCCATGAGTGCCTGGGAGAAGCGCTTCGTGTGATGCGCCAGGTGGTTTCCAGGTACCCACTGCTGGGCACAGTAGAGACACTCACGGCTGCTGGCAACCTCATCGCCAAGATCAAAG CCTTCCATTACGAGAGTAACAATGAGTCGGACAAGCAGGAGTTTGAAAAGGCCTTGGAAACCATCGCGGTCACCTTCAGCAGCAC TGTGTCTGAGTTCCTTTTGGGTGAAGTGGACACCAGTACTCTCCTGTCAGTGCCCCCCGGAGATCCTGGCCAG TCAATGGACAACCTGTATGGTCAAGGGGGCGAGCACAATCGAGCCAACAGCGAGTACTGGGAACAGG AGTTCCAGCCCGAGGAGGTAGACTTGCTTCTGCAGCGCTGTGAAGGCGGCGTGGAAGCGGCGCTGCAATATTCCAAGAACATGGCCAAGTACATGAAGGATCTCATCAACTACCTGGAGAAGCGCGCTGTGCTCG AGATGGACTTTGCCAAAGGCCTGCAGAAGATCGTTCCAAACTGCAGACAGAGCATCACGCAGGAG ccccacatGCCACTTCTGTCCATCTACTCGCTGGCCCTTGAACAGGACCTGGAGTTTGGCACCAACCTGGTGCAGGCCGTGAGCATGCTGCAAAGTCAGACTTTTGTCCAG CCCCTGAACCAACGGAGGCTGGAACACGAGAAGCGAAGGAAAGAGATTAAGGAAACCTGGCACCGTGCCCAGAGGAAGCTG caAGAGGCCGAGTCCAATCTACGCAAGGCCAAGCAGAGCTACGTCCAGCGCTGCGAGGACCACGACAAAGCTCGCACCCTCATGGCCAAGGTGGAGGAGGAACAGGCCGGCTCAGGGCCCGGGGCTGGGGGCACCATCTCCAAGGCCTTGGACAAGCGGCGGCGCCTGGAGGAGGAGGCCAAGAACAAG GCAGAGGAAGCCATGGCCACATACCGCACCTGCGTGGCGGATGCAAAGACACAGAAACAGGAGCTGGAGGACACCAAGGTGACGGTGCTGCGGCAGATCCAGGAGGTCATCCGGCAGAGTGACCAGACTATCAAGTCG GTCACCATCTCCTACTACCAAATGATGCACATGCAGACGGCCCCGCTGCCGGTGAACTTCCAGATGTTGTGCGAGAGCAGCAAACTGTACGACCCCGGCCACCAGTACGCCTCGCACGTGCGCCAGCTGCAGCGCGAAGAGGAGCCCGATGTGCACTATGACTTTGAACCCCACGTTCCCACCAATGCCTG GTCTCCAGTCATGGGCGTTCGCAAGGATAGCTTCGGCGGAGGGGATACCACAGGGATCCCAAGAGCAGGCACCCCCCCAGAGGAGGGGCAGCTAGCCAAGGAGCCTAGGA GTGGTCGTGGCCACCAGGTACACAAGTCTTGGTCCAGCACCGTGTCAGACCCCGAGGTGGTCCTGGACCCCAGTCTTAGCTCAG GAGACTTGAAGAAGTGTGATAGGACATCGTCCAGCGGTACCATGTCATCCAGCGAGGAGCTGGCAGACCAGGGAGGTGCAGCAGGGGCTGGAGCCTTTGAACAAG AGGACCTCAATGCCATGGCCCCCGAGCTGCCCGTGGTCATGCCCAGTGGACCCTTTCGCCATGTGGGTATGTCCAAAGCAGCCCGCACCCACCGGCTCCGCAAGCTCCGAACACCCGCCAAGTGCCGAGAGTGTAACAGCTACGTTTACTTCCAGGGCGCTGAGTGTGAGGAG TGCTGCCTGGCCTGCCACAAGAAGTGCCTGGAGACTCTGGCCATCCAGTGTGGCCACAAGAAACTGCAGGGCCGCCTGCAACTCTTCGGCCAAGACTTCAGCCAGGCGGCACGTGGCACCCCCGACGGTGTGCCCTTTATTATCAAGAAGTGCATCTGCGAGATTGAGCGGCGGGCTCTGCACACCAAG GGCATCTACCGGGTCAACGGGGTGAAGACACGTGTGGAGAAGCTGTGCCAGGCCTTTGAGAATGGCAAGGAACTGGTGGAGCTGTCACAGGCCCCACCCCACGACATCAGCAACGTCCTCAAGCTCTACCTGCGGCAG TTGCCCGAACCGCTGATTTCATTCCGCTTCTACCATGAGCTCGTGGGGCTGGCCAAGGACAGTCTGAAGGCTGAAGCCGAGCTCAAGGCGGCATCTCGGGGCCGGCCCGAGGTTGCGGAGAATGAAGCTGCAGTGGCAGCTATCGCCATGGCCAGCCGGCTGCGGGAGCTTCTGCGGGACCTACCGCAGGAGAACCGGGCCACCCTGCAGTATCTACTGCGTCACCTGCGCAG GATTGTGGAGGTGGAGCAGGACAACAAGATGACCCCTGGGAACCTGGGCATTGTATTTGGGCCCACACTGCTGCGTCCACGTCCCACCGAGGCCACCGTGTCCCTCTCGTCCCTGGTTGACTATCCCCACCAGGCCCGCATCGTGGAGACCCTCATTTCCCATTACAGCCTAGTCTTTGAAGAAGAGCCAGAGGAGGTGCCTGAGGGCCCT GACGAGTCCATCAGCCAGCGGGCCGAGGTGATGGTCCAGGTGTCCTACCTGGATCCCACTGAGGAAGCAGAGGACGGAGATCAAG AGTTCCGAGTTGCTTCCAATGACTCAGACTCGGAGCTAGAAGAGACTCCAGACCCGCTGGACTCCTCCGTGGACAGTGCTCTCCAGCGCCTCAGCTTCCTGGAGGTGCGGGGAGGCACTGAGATGGGAGAGAGCGAGGAGCTGTCAGGAGCTCGGCAGGGGCACTGGGAGGAGCTCTCGGGGCACAACACCAACCAGTCCAACAACAAGGTGCCCCCCGTGAGGCTGCGGGTGGCAAGGGGCCACGGGGCAGTGGCCAGCAGGCCGGACCGACAGCCACAGTTTGTTTAG
- the POLR2E gene encoding DNA-directed RNA polymerases I, II, and III subunit RPABC1 — protein sequence MDDEEETYRLWKIRKTIMQLCHDRGYLVTQDELDQTLDEFKAQFGDKPSEGRPRRTDLTVLVAHNDDPTDQMFVFFPEEPKVGIKTIKVYCQRMQEENITRALIVVQQGMTPSAKQSLVDMAPKYVLEQFLQQELLINITEHELVPEHVVMTKEEVTELLARYKLRENQLPRIQAGDPVARYFGIKRGRVVKIIRPSETAGRYITYRLVQ from the exons atgGACGACGAGGAGGAGACGTACCGGCTATGGAAGATCCGCAAGACCATCATGCAG CTGTGCCATGACCGTGGCTACCTGGTGACCCAGGACGAGCTGGACCAGACGCTGGATGAATTCAAGGCGCAGTTTGGGGACAAGCCGAGTGAGGGGCGCCCGCGGCGCACGGACCTCACAGTGTTGGTGGCTCACAACGACGACCCCACGGACCAGATGTTCGTCTTCTTCCCAG AGGAGCCCAAGGTGGGTATCAAGACCATCAAGGTTTATTGCCAACGCATGCAGGAGGAGAACATCACCCGAGCACTCATCGTGGTCCAGCAGGGCATGACGCCCTCAGCCAAGCAG TCCCTGGTTGACATGGCCCCAAAGTACGTCCTGGAGCAGTTTCTGCAGCAGGAGCTGCTTATCAACATCACGGAGCACGAG CTGGTTCCTGAGCACGTGGTCATGACCAAGGAGGAGGTGACGGAGCTGCTGGCCCGATA TAAGCTCCGGGAGAACCAGCTGCCAAGGATCCAGGCTGGGGACCCTGTGGCGCGCTACTTCGGGATAAAGCGGGGACGG GTGGTGAAGATCATCCGGCCCAGCGAGACGGCTGGCAGGTACATCACCTACCGCCTCGTCCAGTAG